A genomic stretch from Schaalia odontolytica includes:
- a CDS encoding toxin — translation MSFFDMTSDADVEDELDRVETDVVVDCDIEAAWVLVSEPGWWVNDGPLGDHEVSLGDDGLYRVSDPDAGDWLIEKADEDPMDVVAFRWYPLADDELPDEYATRVEISLSEERGGVAIHVEESGLASVSDDEAVARQAYDDAIGMWEQVLRAAKTYLEGRRSSELSR, via the coding sequence ATGAGCTTCTTTGACATGACTTCTGACGCCGACGTTGAGGACGAGCTGGATCGCGTCGAGACCGACGTGGTCGTGGACTGCGACATCGAGGCCGCGTGGGTGCTCGTGTCGGAGCCGGGCTGGTGGGTCAACGATGGCCCGCTGGGTGACCACGAGGTGAGCCTCGGTGACGACGGCCTCTATCGCGTGAGCGACCCGGACGCCGGCGACTGGCTGATCGAGAAGGCCGACGAGGACCCGATGGACGTCGTCGCCTTCCGTTGGTACCCGCTGGCCGACGACGAGCTGCCGGACGAGTATGCGACCCGCGTTGAGATCTCGTTGTCCGAGGAGCGCGGCGGCGTGGCCATCCACGTGGAGGAGTCGGGTCTGGCGTCGGTGTCTGACGACGAGGCCGTGGCTCGCCAGGCCTACGATGATGCGATCGGCATGTGGGAGCAGGTCCTGCGCGCCGCGAAGACCTACCTTGAGGGCCGCAGATCATCTGAGCTTTCGCGCTGA
- a CDS encoding DUF2249 domain-containing protein: MTDRQMFKLVDANTVPSEDGSCGCGCSGEGKKERAAAEQAPAPAEQAPDQRGGGCGCGGHGHGHGGGHGHGAQAAEAPAERPHEMAAEPIASTAGGCGCGGHGGGHGHGHGKAHAAGAGVIHRPGADELVIHSIPRVVRHAVLFAAVDNLPVGENIQICAPHQPEPLFAHLQDSEQHYRVETLEVGPVDWRYRITRLA, encoded by the coding sequence ATGACTGACCGTCAGATGTTCAAGCTGGTCGACGCCAACACCGTCCCCTCCGAGGACGGCAGCTGCGGGTGCGGCTGCAGCGGCGAGGGCAAGAAGGAACGCGCTGCCGCTGAGCAGGCTCCGGCTCCCGCCGAGCAGGCCCCCGACCAGCGTGGTGGAGGCTGTGGCTGCGGTGGACACGGTCACGGCCATGGCGGTGGCCACGGGCATGGCGCGCAGGCCGCCGAAGCCCCCGCCGAGCGTCCTCACGAGATGGCCGCTGAGCCCATCGCCTCCACAGCCGGTGGCTGTGGCTGCGGCGGTCACGGAGGAGGCCACGGGCATGGTCACGGCAAGGCCCACGCGGCTGGTGCCGGTGTCATCCACCGCCCCGGCGCGGACGAGCTGGTCATCCACTCGATTCCCCGCGTCGTGCGCCACGCGGTCCTTTTCGCCGCGGTCGACAACCTGCCCGTCGGCGAGAACATCCAGATCTGCGCGCCCCACCAGCCCGAGCCGCTGTTTGCGCACCTCCAGGACTCCGAGCAGCACTACCGCGTCGAGACCCTCGAGGTCGGTCCCGTGGATTGGCGCTACCGCATCACGCGCCTCGCCTGA
- a CDS encoding polyphosphate polymerase domain-containing protein encodes MNATLDSIVAGLNSIGLDELNKRAAMLTRVDRKYALDATAASAILSHLPEGTKVLQINGQVSQGYASTYYDTPDMDSYMLTALKRRRRFKVRSRTYFSSDESFLEVKTRGPRGVTVKKRMPIASDEAGAPLAGQRRTWVAGKVEPTGYAHLVPALEPVLAGSYERNTLLLPSGQGRATVDTGLTWRSLRTDRTELARPDLVIIETKSGATPSVVDHLLWASGVRPVKISKYGTAMAAMHHLPANKWHRTLDRYFHEYVDAPQLMGAAHLAVAA; translated from the coding sequence ATGAACGCCACCCTGGACTCGATTGTCGCTGGCCTCAACTCGATCGGCCTCGACGAACTCAACAAACGCGCGGCGATGCTGACCCGAGTGGACCGCAAGTATGCGCTGGACGCCACCGCCGCCTCGGCGATCCTGAGCCATCTTCCTGAAGGCACGAAGGTTCTGCAGATCAACGGCCAGGTGTCCCAGGGCTACGCCTCCACCTACTACGACACTCCCGACATGGACTCGTACATGCTGACCGCGCTCAAGCGCCGCCGCCGCTTCAAGGTCCGCTCCCGCACGTACTTCTCGTCCGACGAGTCTTTCCTGGAGGTCAAGACCCGCGGACCGCGCGGAGTGACCGTTAAGAAGCGCATGCCGATCGCCTCGGACGAGGCAGGGGCCCCTCTCGCGGGTCAGCGCCGCACGTGGGTGGCCGGCAAGGTTGAGCCGACGGGCTACGCCCATCTGGTTCCAGCGCTTGAGCCGGTGCTCGCGGGATCCTACGAGCGCAACACCCTGCTCCTGCCAAGCGGCCAGGGGCGGGCGACGGTGGACACGGGCCTGACGTGGCGCTCGCTGCGCACGGATCGCACCGAGCTCGCCCGACCCGACTTGGTGATTATCGAAACGAAGTCGGGGGCAACCCCTTCGGTCGTGGACCACCTCCTATGGGCGAGCGGCGTGCGCCCCGTCAAGATATCCAAGTACGGGACCGCGATGGCCGCCATGCACCACCTGCCAGCGAACAAGTGGCACCGCACGCTCGACCGCTACTTTCACGAATACGTGGATGCGCCGCAGCTCATGGGTGCCGCGCACCTCGCGGTGGCAGCCTGA
- a CDS encoding amino acid permease: protein MTSEHVETGEPQQGGEKLQRTLKNRHIQLIAIGGAIGTGLFMGSGKTISVAGPSILLVYMIIGAVLFLFMRTLGELLLSDHRYATFADIARDLIGPWAGFVTGWTYWACWVVTGVADMVAITGYARFWWPDLPAWIPIGATTLLLFALNAMTVKAFGETEFWFALIKIVAIIALVVVGFGMVAMGTVDSEGTAAAVSNLWSHGGFFPTGFTGFLGGFQIALFAFIGIEMVGTTVAETDDPDNTLPKAVNSIPVRIMLFYVAALAAIMMVTPWDQVSPERSPFVTMFSLTGLGAAATIVNLVVLSSAASSANSGIYSTSRMLYGLARQEQAPGVFARLSKHHVPLNALFLSCVCLLSGIVIMGMGGSISEAFTLVTSVSATLFMGVWVVIVVSYLVYLRKRPQLHKSSRFKAPGGALSAWVVLVFMGCMGIILAAWDDTRPGLVYSLIWIAFIVGAAFANRHFLLRRASRGVLGDGGTGVGPHTGPHLHE, encoded by the coding sequence ATGACTAGTGAGCACGTTGAGACTGGTGAGCCCCAGCAGGGTGGCGAAAAACTTCAGCGCACGCTGAAGAACCGCCACATCCAGCTGATCGCCATCGGTGGCGCGATTGGCACGGGCCTGTTCATGGGCTCGGGTAAGACGATCTCCGTCGCGGGTCCCTCGATCCTGCTGGTGTACATGATCATCGGCGCCGTCTTATTCCTATTCATGCGCACCCTCGGCGAGCTGCTGCTCTCCGACCACAGGTACGCGACCTTCGCGGACATTGCCCGCGACCTCATCGGCCCGTGGGCCGGTTTCGTGACGGGGTGGACCTACTGGGCGTGCTGGGTTGTCACAGGAGTCGCCGACATGGTCGCAATTACGGGCTATGCGCGCTTCTGGTGGCCGGACCTGCCCGCCTGGATCCCCATCGGTGCCACGACGCTGTTGCTCTTCGCCCTCAACGCGATGACGGTCAAGGCGTTTGGCGAGACGGAGTTCTGGTTCGCCCTCATTAAGATCGTCGCGATCATCGCCCTGGTGGTCGTCGGTTTCGGCATGGTTGCCATGGGGACAGTCGACTCCGAAGGGACAGCGGCCGCGGTGTCGAACCTGTGGAGCCACGGAGGCTTCTTCCCGACCGGATTCACCGGCTTCCTCGGCGGCTTCCAGATCGCCCTCTTCGCCTTCATCGGCATCGAAATGGTCGGCACGACCGTCGCAGAGACCGACGACCCGGACAACACCCTGCCTAAGGCCGTCAACTCCATCCCCGTGCGCATCATGCTGTTCTACGTGGCGGCGCTCGCGGCCATCATGATGGTGACGCCGTGGGATCAGGTGAGCCCGGAGCGCTCCCCCTTCGTCACGATGTTCTCGTTGACCGGCCTGGGTGCCGCGGCCACGATCGTCAACCTGGTGGTCCTCTCCTCGGCGGCATCGAGCGCGAACTCGGGCATCTACTCCACGTCGCGCATGCTCTACGGCCTGGCCCGCCAGGAGCAGGCTCCCGGTGTCTTCGCCCGCCTGTCCAAGCACCACGTGCCCCTCAACGCACTGTTCCTGTCGTGCGTGTGCCTCCTGTCGGGCATCGTCATCATGGGGATGGGTGGCTCGATCTCTGAGGCCTTCACCCTGGTGACCTCCGTGTCAGCCACCCTCTTCATGGGCGTGTGGGTCGTCATCGTCGTGTCCTACCTCGTCTACCTGCGCAAGCGCCCGCAGCTGCACAAGTCTTCACGATTCAAGGCCCCGGGCGGCGCGCTCAGCGCGTGGGTTGTCCTGGTGTTCATGGGCTGCATGGGCATCATCCTGGCGGCCTGGGACGATACTCGCCCCGGCCTGGTCTACTCCCTAATCTGGATCGCGTTCATCGTGGGCGCGGCTTTCGCGAACCGCCACTTCCTCCTGCGCCGCGCGTCGCGTGGGGTTCTGGGTGATGGTGGAACGGGCGTCGGGCCACATACCGGCCCTCACCTGCATGAGTAG
- a CDS encoding RidA family protein, with protein sequence MLPSEKLAELGLELPAVATPVAAYVPAVIDRGVVRTSGQIPVVDGEPVCIGAVGEDGADPEDAKDAARVCALNALAAAASVAGGIDNLAGVVKVVGFVSSRPDFYGQAGVINGASELFGEIFGSQHARSAVGVAALPLNVSVEVEAEFLIK encoded by the coding sequence ATGCTCCCCTCCGAGAAGCTCGCCGAACTCGGCCTCGAACTGCCCGCCGTCGCGACCCCCGTCGCCGCCTACGTGCCCGCCGTCATCGATCGCGGTGTCGTGCGTACCTCCGGCCAGATCCCCGTCGTTGACGGCGAACCCGTGTGCATCGGCGCGGTCGGTGAGGACGGCGCGGACCCCGAGGATGCCAAGGACGCGGCGCGCGTGTGCGCCCTCAATGCCCTGGCCGCGGCCGCCTCCGTCGCGGGGGGCATCGACAACCTCGCGGGTGTCGTCAAGGTCGTCGGCTTCGTGTCCTCTCGCCCCGACTTCTACGGACAGGCCGGCGTCATCAACGGTGCCTCCGAGCTCTTCGGTGAGATCTTCGGCAGCCAGCACGCGCGCAGCGCCGTCGGCGTCGCCGCTCTGCCCCTCAACGTCAGCGTCGAGGTCGAGGCTGAGTTCCTCATCAAGTGA
- a CDS encoding DUF2218 domain-containing protein, whose translation MTQNETLSPRETGAPTTPKGTHHSPASPRNPATDTSVPATAKSEPHQAVSDAPAPASPAVSASPHASISATAQGGPQRSTAPASYPLISTATIATDRASRYGKQLVTHMAHKITGSWDGHTDTGYLLFDREGPVQGRFDVVASASALSIELRTLPERADRLESIVGIHLARFGARDSLAISWRRADGSEGTSQGPLTPEEVEAHARAKKAAREAAGNK comes from the coding sequence ATGACACAGAATGAGACGTTATCGCCCCGAGAGACCGGGGCACCCACGACCCCCAAGGGCACGCACCACTCCCCCGCTTCCCCGCGCAATCCCGCCACGGACACAAGCGTCCCCGCCACGGCTAAGAGCGAGCCTCACCAGGCAGTATCCGACGCTCCCGCCCCCGCATCCCCCGCCGTTTCCGCCTCCCCTCACGCAAGCATCTCCGCCACGGCGCAGGGCGGGCCTCAGCGGTCGACTGCCCCGGCCTCGTACCCCCTGATCTCCACGGCGACCATCGCCACGGATCGGGCGTCGCGCTACGGCAAGCAGCTGGTCACCCACATGGCTCACAAGATCACAGGTTCGTGGGACGGGCACACCGACACCGGCTACCTGCTGTTCGACCGCGAGGGTCCGGTCCAGGGACGCTTCGACGTGGTCGCGTCTGCGTCGGCGCTGAGTATTGAGCTGCGCACACTGCCCGAGCGCGCCGATCGCCTCGAATCCATCGTCGGCATCCACCTGGCGCGCTTTGGCGCGCGCGACTCCCTGGCCATCTCCTGGCGCCGAGCCGACGGCTCCGAGGGAACCTCGCAGGGGCCCCTCACCCCCGAAGAGGTCGAGGCCCACGCCCGCGCCAAGAAGGCGGCACGCGAGGCGGCGGGCAACAAGTAG
- a CDS encoding carbohydrate-binding domain-containing protein, with protein sequence MKALQKIWTPARTIGALALVGALALGACSTTGATSSAGSSTASATAAVAAAGSNGDTTAPPTAADALASNSEASHVDDSDWKASDAVDVTLSGTTATSSSDAASVSDGVLTISKAGVYRLSGSFNGKILVAAGTKDRVVLILDNATITSSTGAAIEATSGDDLVLSLEGTSTITDGTYTGTEDANAAIYADMDLTITGSGTLNVTSGTSDAITSKDDLYVLRGTINATASDDGLRGKDSLIVAGGTVTVNSGGDALKADQDNDDTKGYVSIVDGTVTLTSTGDAIDAYTDAIITGGTLSITSGGGASAGAPDSGSAKGIKAGTYIIVDGGTTTIDSGDDAIHSDGALRLSSGTITAASGDDGVHTEVAAVLDGANVTVTQSNEALEGGLITISDGTVDLTSTDDGINASGSITVEAGLAATAETASEDTASTSSTSATQAGPGGMADGGGSMEDTGEQLNITGGSVTVNANGDGLDSNGSLTISGGTTTVYGPASGANGALDSNGAMSITGGTVIAFATSEMVETPTATGGQGWISASASGSAGSTVTITDSSGAVLGTYTSPKAFGNVLYSTSGMTNGTAYTVSVDGAETSVTAGQGGMGMGGQPPAGGPGQGGQPPAGGPGQGGQPPAAPQG encoded by the coding sequence ATGAAAGCTCTTCAGAAAATCTGGACCCCCGCCCGGACGATCGGCGCTCTCGCCCTCGTCGGAGCCCTCGCCCTGGGAGCCTGCAGCACCACGGGCGCGACCTCCTCCGCTGGCTCGTCCACGGCCTCGGCCACCGCAGCCGTCGCCGCCGCCGGAAGCAACGGCGACACGACCGCGCCGCCCACCGCGGCCGACGCTCTGGCCTCGAACTCGGAGGCCTCCCACGTGGATGACAGTGACTGGAAGGCTTCGGACGCCGTCGACGTGACCCTGAGCGGCACGACCGCGACCTCCTCGTCCGACGCCGCGAGCGTGAGTGACGGCGTGCTGACCATCTCCAAGGCAGGCGTCTACCGACTGAGCGGCTCATTCAACGGAAAGATCCTGGTTGCCGCGGGTACCAAGGACCGTGTCGTCCTGATCCTCGACAATGCGACCATCACCTCCTCGACGGGTGCAGCGATCGAAGCGACCAGCGGCGACGACCTTGTCCTCTCTCTCGAGGGAACCTCAACGATCACCGACGGCACCTACACCGGCACGGAGGACGCGAACGCCGCGATCTACGCCGACATGGACCTGACGATCACCGGCTCGGGCACGCTCAACGTGACCTCCGGCACCTCGGACGCGATCACCTCCAAGGACGACCTGTACGTCCTGAGGGGCACGATCAACGCCACGGCCTCGGACGACGGCCTGCGCGGCAAGGACTCCCTGATCGTGGCCGGTGGCACCGTCACAGTCAACTCCGGGGGCGACGCCCTCAAGGCTGACCAGGACAACGACGACACCAAGGGCTACGTCTCCATCGTGGATGGCACGGTCACCCTGACCTCGACCGGCGACGCCATCGACGCCTACACCGACGCGATCATCACCGGTGGCACCCTGTCGATCACTTCGGGCGGCGGTGCGTCGGCTGGCGCGCCCGACTCCGGCTCGGCCAAGGGAATCAAGGCCGGCACCTACATCATCGTCGACGGTGGCACCACCACCATCGACTCCGGGGACGACGCCATCCACTCCGACGGCGCGCTGCGCCTCAGCTCCGGCACGATCACTGCTGCCTCCGGCGACGACGGCGTACACACCGAGGTCGCTGCCGTCCTGGACGGCGCGAACGTGACCGTCACCCAGTCGAACGAGGCCCTCGAGGGCGGCCTCATCACAATCTCCGACGGTACGGTTGACCTGACATCTACGGACGACGGCATCAACGCCTCCGGCTCGATCACGGTCGAGGCCGGCCTGGCCGCCACCGCGGAGACCGCCTCCGAGGACACGGCGAGCACCTCGTCGACCTCCGCGACCCAGGCGGGCCCCGGCGGCATGGCTGATGGCGGCGGATCCATGGAGGACACCGGCGAGCAGCTGAACATCACCGGCGGCAGCGTGACCGTCAACGCGAACGGAGACGGCCTCGACTCCAACGGCTCGCTGACCATCAGCGGCGGCACGACCACCGTCTATGGCCCGGCGTCCGGCGCGAACGGCGCCCTGGATTCCAACGGCGCCATGAGCATCACGGGTGGCACGGTCATCGCCTTCGCGACGAGCGAGATGGTGGAGACGCCGACCGCGACCGGCGGCCAGGGCTGGATCTCCGCCTCCGCGTCCGGCTCCGCCGGCTCGACCGTGACGATCACGGACTCCTCCGGTGCGGTCCTGGGCACCTACACCTCCCCCAAGGCCTTCGGAAACGTCCTGTACTCCACCTCCGGCATGACCAACGGCACCGCCTACACGGTGAGCGTTGATGGCGCCGAGACCTCGGTGACGGCTGGTCAGGGAGGCATGGGGATGGGTGGACAGCCCCCGGCGGGCGGCCCGGGACAGGGCGGCCAGCCCCCTGCCGGTGGTCCGGGACAGGGCGGCCAGCCCCCGGCCGCTCCCCAGGGCTGA
- a CDS encoding SDR family oxidoreductase → MTDAPAPRTRTNEPAQASSLPSLAITGASGNVGGAAARLLAERGLPLRLLANTPSRAPELPGAIAVKCSYEDTLTTRVALEGVDVLFMVSAPESEDRLSKHLAFVDAAAASGVRHIVYLSFMNAAPDSTFTLARTHFHTEERIKASGMTYTFLRDNFYADFFVALPDEEGRILGPAGDGRVGVVAREDAGRVAAGVLADPARYENQTLDVTGPEALTLDEIAAILTRVWGHPVTYVRETVEEAYESRKKWPAAQWEYDSWVSTYTSIAHGEMDVVSTTVRDVTGRDPLTFEEVARAALVPSR, encoded by the coding sequence ATGACTGACGCCCCCGCACCCCGCACTCGAACGAACGAGCCGGCCCAGGCCTCGTCCCTCCCATCCCTGGCGATCACCGGCGCGTCCGGGAACGTCGGTGGCGCCGCCGCCCGACTGCTCGCCGAGCGCGGCCTGCCCCTGCGACTCCTCGCGAACACACCGTCGCGCGCTCCCGAGCTGCCCGGAGCTATCGCGGTGAAGTGCTCGTACGAGGACACGCTCACGACGCGGGTCGCGCTGGAGGGCGTTGACGTCCTCTTCATGGTGTCCGCGCCCGAGAGCGAGGACCGCCTGTCCAAGCACCTCGCCTTCGTCGACGCCGCCGCGGCCTCCGGGGTGCGCCACATCGTGTACCTGTCGTTTATGAATGCGGCGCCGGACTCGACTTTTACGCTGGCACGCACGCACTTCCATACGGAGGAGCGCATCAAGGCGTCGGGTATGACATACACGTTCCTGCGCGACAACTTCTATGCGGACTTTTTCGTGGCGCTTCCGGACGAGGAGGGTCGCATCCTCGGGCCTGCCGGCGATGGGCGCGTGGGCGTGGTCGCACGCGAGGACGCGGGGCGCGTGGCCGCGGGTGTCCTGGCGGATCCGGCACGTTACGAGAATCAGACTCTCGACGTGACGGGCCCCGAGGCCCTGACCCTCGACGAGATCGCCGCAATCCTCACCCGCGTGTGGGGCCACCCCGTCACCTACGTGCGCGAAACCGTCGAGGAGGCGTACGAGTCACGCAAGAAGTGGCCGGCCGCCCAGTGGGAGTACGACTCGTGGGTGTCAACGTACACGTCGATCGCGCACGGCGAGATGGACGTCGTCTCCACGACGGTGCGCGACGTGACGGGCCGCGACCCACTCACCTTCGAGGAGGTCGCCCGGGCGGCACTGGTGCCCAGCCGCTGA
- a CDS encoding ECF transporter S component: MASTAPSLRWRVIDIVTAAILGVACGLIFVVWNQVGGAAYEILKAIAPGLGGLATGIWLLGGTLGGYIIRKPGAALFVELLASIVSTALGSQWAIETIYSGLAQGLGAEIVFAIVAYRRFNVWVASAAGALAFAVEWVLELIVFGNIEKGAFYNACYLLFGVLSGIVLAGVLAWALTSALAKTGALDRFASGRGARELV, from the coding sequence ATGGCCTCCACTGCCCCTTCCCTCCGCTGGAGGGTTATTGACATCGTCACTGCCGCCATCTTGGGTGTCGCGTGTGGTCTCATTTTCGTCGTGTGGAACCAGGTCGGTGGTGCAGCCTATGAGATCCTCAAGGCCATCGCTCCCGGTCTGGGCGGCCTGGCGACTGGCATCTGGCTGCTGGGCGGCACGCTCGGCGGCTACATCATCCGTAAGCCCGGCGCGGCGCTCTTTGTCGAGCTGCTGGCCTCGATCGTTTCTACCGCCCTGGGTTCCCAGTGGGCCATCGAGACGATCTACTCGGGCCTGGCGCAGGGCCTCGGTGCTGAGATCGTCTTCGCCATCGTCGCCTACCGTCGCTTCAACGTGTGGGTGGCTTCGGCTGCGGGCGCGCTGGCTTTCGCGGTCGAATGGGTCCTCGAGCTCATCGTGTTCGGCAACATCGAGAAGGGCGCGTTCTACAACGCGTGCTACCTGCTCTTCGGCGTCCTGTCCGGCATTGTCCTGGCGGGAGTGCTCGCGTGGGCGCTGACGAGCGCGCTGGCGAAGACGGGAGCCCTGGACCGCTTCGCTTCCGGCCGTGGAGCGCGCGAGCTTGTCTGA
- a CDS encoding SAV_915 family protein, whose amino-acid sequence MEHMSVNTHPEVAPPVLYVPIDQRSDGEYGFSLAHMFNEARLLLAYTSLDRLLDGLGETQPWGLIETKRLPELKEEIGFDAIEIDRYFEPEARERKQQ is encoded by the coding sequence ATGGAACACATGTCCGTGAACACACATCCCGAGGTTGCACCTCCAGTCCTTTATGTACCCATTGACCAACGGTCTGACGGTGAGTACGGCTTTTCGTTGGCTCACATGTTCAACGAAGCACGTCTACTCCTGGCTTACACTTCCCTTGACCGATTGCTTGACGGGTTGGGCGAAACTCAACCGTGGGGTCTCATCGAAACGAAGCGCCTTCCAGAACTCAAAGAAGAAATAGGATTTGACGCAATCGAGATTGATCGTTATTTCGAGCCAGAAGCACGCGAACGGAAACAGCAATGA
- a CDS encoding DUF4956 domain-containing protein — MTAPILIAIDLAAMAVLVFGLYFPRHRRADLVAAFLGVNVGVLAVTMILANSTVSAGLGLGLFGVLSIIRLRSDQISQTEIAYYFASLALGLLTGMSSEVTTLLGGMIALILVALAFGDSKLIFGRYTSQTVQLDRAIADQEELKVALEQRLGANVASVNVVKLDLVNDLTLVDVRSKVA; from the coding sequence ATGACCGCCCCGATTCTCATCGCCATTGACCTGGCCGCCATGGCCGTCCTCGTGTTCGGCCTCTACTTCCCACGCCACCGCCGCGCCGACCTGGTCGCAGCCTTCCTCGGAGTGAATGTCGGTGTCCTGGCCGTCACGATGATCCTCGCGAACTCGACCGTCAGCGCGGGACTGGGCCTCGGCCTCTTCGGTGTTCTCTCGATCATCCGACTGCGTTCGGACCAGATCTCGCAGACGGAAATCGCCTACTACTTTGCATCGCTGGCCCTCGGACTCCTGACGGGCATGTCCTCGGAAGTGACAACGCTGCTCGGTGGGATGATCGCCCTGATCCTCGTGGCTCTCGCCTTCGGTGATTCGAAGCTCATCTTTGGCCGCTACACCTCGCAGACGGTTCAGCTGGATCGTGCGATCGCAGACCAGGAGGAACTGAAGGTCGCCCTCGAGCAGCGCCTCGGTGCCAACGTCGCCTCGGTCAACGTCGTCAAGCTGGATCTCGTCAACGACCTGACCCTCGTGGACGTGCGCTCGAAGGTCGCCTGA
- a CDS encoding WXG100 family type VII secretion target gives MGMVAGNGGHPQDAVGLIDTRIYGNPEEIREAAAVIEKLHNTFSDAFIEMMNSLVPMPEYWAGKSADAYEEALFDFRLKTEENSDFAYRSWEAMRAYAQQLDYHYRDMETIRTNARACGLDVINEYDIAAPPLLGQEPPMPASNASMQEQDQYRADIYEYEQHKQRLRDFAELREKARLVRDDLEQWVIKHLQSVQANAPEPFMKQTQDGTLEKLKTHWTLASMTLEGSTSAQQKTRLKELEKANSRFTRVAQNPSMKRVPPLMNQRLSEAMEARKDYRTASNVASTTAKNINRINNLLLAYEVATSDEPSATAVSGVAGIVGGYIGSSVAAEVTVTLTAPAVFLAGGEVLAAAAATAGSAYLADVAYKQVPLEYRERIDNTLWHLPYYVGLGW, from the coding sequence ATGGGAATGGTGGCAGGAAACGGAGGACATCCCCAGGACGCCGTCGGTCTCATAGATACCAGAATTTATGGAAACCCCGAAGAGATCCGCGAAGCTGCGGCAGTCATCGAAAAGCTCCATAATACCTTCTCCGATGCATTTATCGAGATGATGAATTCCCTCGTTCCAATGCCCGAATACTGGGCCGGAAAGAGTGCTGACGCCTACGAAGAAGCACTATTTGATTTTCGTTTAAAAACCGAGGAAAACTCCGATTTTGCATATAGGTCATGGGAAGCAATGCGCGCATACGCGCAACAGCTCGACTACCACTACCGCGACATGGAGACGATCCGCACAAATGCCAGAGCATGCGGACTTGACGTAATTAATGAATACGACATCGCTGCCCCTCCACTTCTTGGTCAAGAACCACCCATGCCAGCATCCAACGCATCGATGCAAGAACAAGACCAATACCGTGCTGATATTTATGAATATGAGCAACACAAGCAGCGCTTAAGGGACTTTGCCGAACTCCGAGAAAAGGCCCGTCTTGTCCGCGACGATCTCGAGCAATGGGTAATTAAACATCTACAGAGCGTGCAAGCCAATGCCCCAGAGCCTTTTATGAAACAAACACAGGACGGAACACTGGAGAAGTTGAAGACCCACTGGACCTTAGCTTCTATGACACTCGAAGGTTCAACGAGCGCACAGCAAAAAACAAGACTTAAAGAACTTGAAAAGGCTAATTCACGCTTCACTAGAGTAGCGCAGAATCCGTCAATGAAGAGGGTTCCACCCCTAATGAATCAGAGATTGTCAGAGGCTATGGAAGCAAGGAAAGACTACCGCACTGCTTCCAACGTTGCGTCTACAACCGCAAAGAACATCAACCGAATCAATAATCTATTGCTTGCCTACGAAGTAGCAACGAGCGACGAGCCATCTGCGACTGCAGTATCTGGTGTTGCTGGCATCGTTGGGGGATACATCGGGTCATCGGTTGCAGCAGAAGTTACCGTTACACTCACTGCTCCTGCTGTCTTTCTAGCTGGCGGTGAGGTACTGGCTGCCGCGGCCGCGACGGCCGGTTCCGCCTATCTAGCCGACGTTGCTTACAAACAGGTACCTCTTGAGTATCGTGAACGCATCGACAACACTCTCTGGCACCTGCCGTACTACGTCGGATTAGGCTGGTGA